In Synechococcus sp. Nb3U1, one DNA window encodes the following:
- a CDS encoding AMP-dependent synthetase/ligase, with the protein MTTAIASATPTAPGTTLLNVWQRLAEQFPKHIALRDPHVQPVFEITYGEFFQRVQALASGLQALGIRPGDRVALIADNSPRWLMADLATMFTGAVNVPRSAIADPEELGYILRHSGSTTLIVQDLKTLKRIQSDVQELGLERVLMLSDEEQAGVLNFPQWLQKGRDQVYEPPRLDRSQLATIIYTSGTSGRPKGVMLSHGNLMHQVENLGVVVQPQPGNKVLTILPTWHSYERACEYFLLSRVCTLVYTNPRFIKQDLKQEQPHFLIAVPRIWETVYDGIQRQFNEKSALMQRIIRGLIRLSERYVLAGRVARNQSILHYGASGAERLQARVQHLLLWPVYQLGDLLIYRKVRQALGSNFQHAISGGGSLPAYLDLFYEIAGISILNGYGLTETSPVLCARRPEWNVRGTAGPPLPGTEFRIVDPETQDPLPQGEKGLITARGPQVMMGYYNNPEATAKVLTAEGWFDTGDLGWLTPDGQLVITGRAKDTIVLSNGENIEPQPLEDVCLQCPYINQIVVIGQDQKKLAALIYPNLDALQAWAAEQGIPTSEPELLASPQVRSLILEELHTRIRQRPGYRPDDQIGDFRFLPEPLSVENGLMTQTLKIKRNPVAERYAHLLKELYPA; encoded by the coding sequence ATGACGACTGCCATCGCTTCTGCTACCCCCACTGCTCCTGGGACGACGCTGCTGAACGTCTGGCAGAGGTTAGCCGAACAATTTCCCAAGCACATCGCCCTGCGGGATCCCCATGTGCAGCCGGTTTTCGAAATTACCTACGGGGAGTTCTTCCAACGGGTACAAGCGCTAGCGAGCGGGTTGCAAGCCCTGGGAATCCGCCCTGGGGATCGGGTTGCCCTGATTGCCGATAACTCCCCCCGCTGGTTGATGGCGGACTTGGCCACCATGTTTACGGGGGCGGTGAATGTGCCTCGTAGCGCCATTGCCGACCCAGAGGAGCTGGGCTACATTTTGCGCCACTCCGGCAGTACCACCTTGATCGTGCAGGATCTGAAAACCCTGAAGCGGATCCAGTCGGATGTGCAGGAATTGGGTCTCGAGCGGGTGCTGATGCTTTCGGATGAGGAACAGGCAGGGGTATTGAACTTTCCGCAGTGGCTGCAAAAAGGACGGGATCAAGTTTATGAACCCCCACGCCTAGATCGCTCCCAACTGGCCACCATCATCTACACCTCCGGTACCTCTGGTCGACCGAAAGGGGTGATGCTCAGCCACGGCAACCTCATGCACCAGGTAGAGAACTTGGGGGTGGTCGTACAGCCGCAACCGGGGAATAAAGTGTTGACCATTCTGCCCACTTGGCACTCCTACGAACGGGCTTGTGAATATTTTCTTCTCAGTCGTGTTTGTACGTTGGTCTATACCAATCCACGCTTTATCAAGCAGGATCTCAAACAAGAACAGCCTCATTTTCTCATCGCTGTTCCCCGCATTTGGGAAACTGTTTATGATGGGATCCAACGACAATTTAATGAAAAAAGTGCCCTGATGCAGCGGATTATTCGTGGGTTGATCCGGCTGAGCGAACGCTACGTACTGGCGGGTCGTGTGGCTCGGAATCAGTCGATTTTGCACTACGGGGCCAGTGGGGCTGAGCGTCTTCAGGCTCGGGTACAACATCTGCTGCTGTGGCCTGTGTACCAATTGGGGGATCTGCTGATCTACAGAAAAGTGCGGCAAGCCCTGGGGTCTAACTTTCAACATGCCATCAGCGGGGGTGGATCCCTGCCGGCTTACCTGGATCTGTTCTACGAAATCGCCGGAATTTCCATTTTGAACGGCTATGGCCTGACGGAAACCTCTCCGGTACTGTGTGCGCGGCGGCCTGAGTGGAACGTGCGCGGTACGGCGGGTCCTCCTTTGCCGGGCACCGAGTTTCGCATTGTCGATCCGGAAACCCAGGATCCCTTACCTCAGGGCGAAAAAGGGTTGATTACAGCGCGTGGCCCTCAGGTGATGATGGGCTACTACAACAACCCTGAAGCCACGGCGAAAGTGCTGACTGCGGAGGGCTGGTTCGATACTGGAGATCTGGGTTGGCTCACCCCCGACGGGCAACTGGTGATCACCGGGCGGGCCAAGGATACGATCGTGCTTTCTAATGGAGAAAATATTGAGCCGCAACCCTTAGAAGATGTGTGTCTGCAATGTCCCTACATCAATCAGATCGTGGTGATTGGGCAGGATCAGAAAAAATTGGCAGCCCTCATTTACCCCAACCTGGATGCCCTGCAAGCCTGGGCCGCCGAACAAGGGATCCCGACTTCCGAACCGGAGTTGCTGGCTAGCCCACAGGTGCGTTCCCTGATTTTGGAAGAGTTGCACACCCGCATCCGCCAGCGACCGGGTTATCGACCGGATGACCAAATTGGGGATTTTCGCTTTTTGCCGGAACCCCTGAGCGTGGAAAACGGCCTCATGACCCAAACCCTGAAGATCAAGCGCAACCCCGTGGCCGAGCGCTATGCCCATCTGCTGAAGGAGCTGTATCCAGCTTGA
- a CDS encoding PspA/IM30 family protein — protein sequence MKPTLPLALLLGSLFSLASSRAASAQALLSGTVERVIGGDDVLVNIDGQTVQVDLVYIRPPIGSLQAERQARNYLEELLPPGTPVQLDVAWRASDGRLFAYVYSSDGLVNLKMLEAGRSVAPWQLPNPVLQTWYSEAQTYAQANQLGVWQAVESASMAQAATPLPGGIPAWSVGGAVAVVSLGLLAQQWRRKGAKTQPLKQELRKLQGSLAEHLTEQKHLERQLQAAKQQVEVWVERAKLALQNDQEDLARQALLRKQAHLKEVERLQRSLDAVVMRVETTRIELAGLGSPSGQEDELD from the coding sequence ATGAAGCCCACCCTTCCTCTGGCCCTGCTGTTGGGATCCCTGTTTTCTCTGGCCAGTTCACGAGCTGCCTCAGCCCAAGCCCTGCTCTCGGGTACGGTGGAGCGGGTGATCGGGGGGGATGATGTGCTGGTGAATATCGACGGCCAAACTGTACAGGTGGATCTGGTGTACATTCGCCCGCCGATTGGATCTCTGCAGGCGGAGCGACAGGCCCGCAACTATTTAGAAGAACTGTTGCCTCCCGGTACACCAGTGCAGTTGGATGTGGCCTGGCGGGCTTCCGATGGCCGCTTGTTTGCTTATGTGTATAGCAGCGATGGCTTGGTGAACTTAAAAATGCTGGAAGCAGGGCGCTCCGTGGCCCCTTGGCAGTTGCCCAATCCAGTCTTGCAAACCTGGTACAGCGAGGCACAAACCTATGCCCAGGCCAACCAGTTGGGGGTATGGCAGGCGGTGGAATCGGCTTCTATGGCCCAGGCTGCGACCCCGTTGCCGGGCGGGATCCCGGCGTGGAGTGTGGGCGGGGCGGTGGCGGTGGTGTCGCTGGGGCTACTGGCCCAACAGTGGCGGCGCAAAGGTGCGAAAACCCAGCCTCTAAAACAGGAATTGCGAAAGCTACAGGGATCCCTGGCGGAACACCTGACCGAGCAAAAACACCTGGAGCGACAACTGCAAGCGGCCAAGCAACAGGTAGAGGTCTGGGTGGAACGGGCCAAACTGGCTCTACAAAATGATCAAGAAGATCTGGCCCGCCAAGCCCTGCTGCGCAAGCAAGCCCATCTGAAAGAAGTGGAACGGCTGCAACGGTCTTTGGATGCTGTGGTGATGCGGGTAGAAACCACCCGTATTGAGCTAGCAGGACTGGGATCCCCGTCCGGTCAGGAAGACGAGCTGGACTGA
- a CDS encoding glycerophosphodiester phosphodiesterase has protein sequence MTFNFSEDPVLGTSRTQIIAHRGDHTQAEENTLAAFTAAIQVGADQIELDVRRSQDGIPLIFHDTDLGGQPVAALTWVEIQTRKPTIPTLKETLLHIKGKITLDIELKEAGYETQVLALIRDILTPDHYVITSFLPQVVQQVKIWDPQLQVGLLVDRKDPETQDSQTTEPTTGSLFRYSRDLGADFLAPHHSWIDPEFLNLATQAGIPLYVWTVNDPEQMKDCLQADAILGLITDYPQLALQIRADLLHESGHESA, from the coding sequence ATGACCTTCAATTTTTCAGAAGATCCAGTGCTAGGCACCTCGCGAACCCAGATCATCGCCCACCGTGGGGATCACACCCAAGCAGAAGAAAACACCCTAGCAGCCTTTACCGCAGCCATTCAGGTGGGGGCCGATCAGATCGAGCTGGATGTCCGCCGCAGCCAGGACGGGATCCCGCTCATTTTTCACGATACTGACTTGGGGGGACAACCCGTAGCAGCCTTAACTTGGGTGGAGATTCAAACCCGCAAACCCACGATCCCCACCCTTAAAGAGACCCTGTTGCACATCAAAGGCAAAATCACCCTCGATATCGAACTTAAAGAAGCGGGATATGAAACACAGGTTCTGGCCTTGATCCGCGACATTCTCACCCCAGATCACTACGTCATCACCTCCTTTTTGCCGCAGGTGGTTCAGCAGGTGAAAATATGGGATCCGCAGCTACAAGTTGGGCTGCTGGTAGACAGGAAAGACCCGGAAACCCAAGATTCACAGACAACGGAACCCACAACCGGATCCCTATTCCGATACAGTCGAGATTTAGGCGCTGATTTTCTCGCCCCTCACCACAGCTGGATTGATCCAGAATTTCTTAACTTAGCCACTCAAGCCGGGATCCCGCTCTATGTCTGGACGGTCAACGATCCTGAGCAGATGAAAGATTGTTTACAGGCTGATGCCATTCTCGGACTAATCACCGATTATCCCCAATTGGCTTTACAAATCCGCGCCGATCTTTTGCATGAATCAGGTCATGAATCGGCTTAA
- a CDS encoding protein-L-isoaspartate(D-aspartate) O-methyltransferase → MVREQIIQRGIQDQRVIQAMERVPRHRFVPPEQQARAYTDRPLSIDCNQTISQPYIVAFMTEAAHITSDSVVLEIGTGSGYQAAVLAELAKQVYSLERIPSLAEQAKQNLQALGYRNVEIRQGDGYQGWPEHAPYDAIVVTAAPPTLPPLLLDQLAIGGTLVVPVGEGSQSLLILGRTAQGFVQKGSFPVQFVPML, encoded by the coding sequence ATGGTTAGAGAGCAAATCATCCAACGAGGGATCCAGGATCAACGGGTAATTCAGGCTATGGAAAGGGTTCCCCGTCATCGTTTTGTCCCCCCTGAACAACAAGCTCGCGCCTATACGGATCGTCCGCTATCCATTGACTGTAATCAAACAATTTCTCAGCCCTATATCGTTGCTTTTATGACGGAAGCGGCCCACATTACATCGGACTCGGTGGTGCTGGAAATTGGCACCGGATCGGGTTATCAAGCGGCAGTCTTGGCGGAACTGGCCAAACAGGTTTATAGCCTGGAGCGGATCCCTTCCTTGGCCGAGCAAGCCAAACAAAATTTGCAGGCTTTGGGCTATCGAAATGTGGAGATACGTCAGGGGGATGGCTACCAAGGTTGGCCAGAACATGCCCCCTATGATGCCATTGTGGTAACGGCGGCTCCTCCTACTCTGCCGCCCCTTCTACTGGATCAACTGGCGATAGGAGGCACATTGGTGGTTCCAGTCGGGGAGGGATCCCAATCTTTGTTGATCCTCGGCAGAACAGCACAAGGGTTTGTGCAAAAGGGCTCTTTCCCGGTTCAGTTTGTCCCAATGCTTTAA
- a CDS encoding TAXI family TRAP transporter solute-binding subunit, which yields MEMQRRRFVLAVVFLGLAGIGGVVWGVAHYYSRNYVLQLATGSSTGEYYAFGQALATVVSRHHPHIRIEVLETEGSVQNIELVKENRAQLALIQSDTPVRMPVQAVSFLFPEFFHLLARPEAKIVSVAGLAGKRIALMPVGSGSYSLFWPLVAHYNLGPEDFQAQPMGVEQAYAALRQGEVDALFRITALGNPAIRDLVGSGQAEVVPIDQAEALQLTLPYLEEVEIPKGTYRGFPAMPTEDLAVVGVRALLVAHDQVDPALIYTLTQLLYEFRNEIVELYPRAATIVMPESAQNLGVPLHAGARAYFLQDEPSFLERYAESLGFILSVLVLLLSSLWQFRLWLQERQKNRADMYNLQLLDLVAQIEDSTDLETMAQLRRQLFEILRQVVSDLDQDRINPESFQSFTLPWEVAFTTLRHRERILMEAPSPEPNPAPRTRV from the coding sequence ATGGAAATGCAGCGTCGTCGCTTTGTTCTTGCGGTGGTGTTCCTCGGCTTGGCGGGGATCGGCGGAGTGGTTTGGGGGGTGGCCCACTACTACAGCCGCAACTATGTGTTGCAATTGGCCACTGGCAGTTCCACTGGCGAGTATTACGCCTTCGGACAAGCTCTTGCCACTGTGGTCAGTCGCCATCATCCCCACATTCGCATTGAGGTTCTAGAAACCGAGGGATCCGTCCAGAACATCGAGCTGGTCAAAGAAAATAGAGCGCAACTGGCTCTGATCCAGAGCGATACCCCCGTGCGGATGCCGGTACAGGCGGTGTCGTTCTTGTTCCCCGAGTTTTTTCATCTGCTAGCCCGCCCAGAAGCCAAGATTGTATCAGTAGCAGGTTTGGCCGGCAAACGGATTGCCCTAATGCCTGTTGGCAGCGGATCCTACAGCCTGTTTTGGCCCTTGGTGGCCCATTACAACCTGGGCCCAGAAGATTTTCAGGCCCAACCCATGGGGGTGGAACAAGCCTATGCCGCCCTGCGCCAAGGGGAGGTGGATGCCCTGTTTCGCATCACCGCCCTCGGCAACCCTGCCATTCGGGATTTGGTGGGATCTGGCCAGGCCGAGGTGGTACCCATCGATCAGGCGGAGGCTCTGCAGCTCACCCTGCCCTACTTGGAGGAAGTGGAAATACCCAAGGGTACCTATCGAGGTTTTCCAGCCATGCCCACAGAAGATCTGGCCGTGGTAGGGGTACGTGCTCTGCTGGTGGCCCATGACCAGGTGGATCCCGCCCTGATCTACACCCTCACGCAACTGCTTTACGAATTTCGCAACGAGATTGTAGAACTCTACCCCCGGGCTGCCACAATCGTTATGCCAGAATCAGCGCAAAACCTGGGGGTGCCCCTCCATGCGGGGGCGCGAGCCTATTTTCTGCAGGACGAACCCAGCTTTTTGGAGCGTTATGCCGAATCTTTGGGGTTTATTTTGTCGGTATTGGTGCTGCTGTTGTCTAGCTTGTGGCAGTTCCGCTTGTGGCTTCAGGAACGCCAAAAAAATCGTGCCGACATGTACAATTTGCAGCTCTTGGATTTGGTGGCCCAAATTGAAGACAGCACCGACTTAGAAACAATGGCCCAATTGCGGCGACAACTGTTTGAGATCCTACGCCAGGTGGTTTCGGATCTAGATCAAGACCGCATTAACCCCGAATCCTTTCAGTCTTTTACCCTACCCTGGGAAGTCGCCTTCACTACCTTGCGCCACCGGGAGCGGATCTTGATGGAGGCCCCAAGCCCAGAACCCAACCCTGCTCCCAGGACTCGAGTATGA
- a CDS encoding chromophore lyase CpcT/CpeT — protein sequence MSVSPQLAQLATWMAGHFNNLQQAITEPVWFANIHVYQCPLPWSVLDGVGFYVEQLYDIYLEQPYRQRVLHLFESPDGIRIQNYALTTPDSYRCAGRELGKLASLTAAGLEPLPGCITQVEWTGSHYRGQSVPGKGCIVERKGKTTYLYSEFEIGADYFHSLDQGRDPETDQVIWGSLSGPFQFVKKQDFSGYLPQWG from the coding sequence ATGTCTGTTTCTCCGCAACTGGCACAACTGGCCACCTGGATGGCCGGACACTTCAATAACCTGCAACAGGCGATCACAGAGCCGGTTTGGTTTGCCAATATCCATGTGTATCAATGCCCCTTGCCCTGGTCGGTCTTGGATGGGGTGGGGTTTTATGTGGAGCAACTGTACGATATTTATCTCGAGCAGCCCTATCGTCAGCGGGTGTTGCACCTGTTCGAGTCTCCGGACGGGATCCGCATTCAAAACTACGCCCTCACGACCCCCGATTCTTACAGATGTGCCGGTCGGGAGTTGGGGAAATTGGCCAGCCTGACAGCAGCGGGGTTGGAACCCTTGCCCGGATGTATCACCCAGGTGGAATGGACGGGATCCCACTATCGGGGCCAGAGTGTGCCCGGTAAGGGGTGTATCGTGGAGCGCAAAGGCAAAACCACCTATCTGTATAGCGAGTTTGAGATCGGGGCCGACTATTTTCACAGCCTTGATCAAGGGCGGGATCCGGAAACTGACCAAGTGATTTGGGGATCCCTTTCTGGGCCATTTCAGTTTGTCAAAAAACAGGATTTCTCCGGATATCTTCCTCAGTGGGGCTGA